One window of Papaver somniferum cultivar HN1 chromosome 9, ASM357369v1, whole genome shotgun sequence genomic DNA carries:
- the LOC113314249 gene encoding lamin-like protein: MMYHGVLQERSEIKNKLDDQIEESRDLKVKIKVSEKNQVLIQKDLDDLKQDKERIVFDDQVEVSRDLKLKFKNLEKNQVLLLLMLMAFLIIPAQVAAKGWTVGGNHGWTTNLNYTHWAENKTFFRNDWLMFVYDSNKLNVLEVNKDDYQRCREVDPIRSWKKGAGRKLVGLNITKTCYFISGNSYCYEGVKLSVSVQDPAPSNSAGQLKWCLSTPVVLLLSFLLS, encoded by the exons ATGATGTACCATGGTGTTTTGCAAGAGAGATCTGAAATTAAGAATAAATTGGATGATCAGATTGAGGAATCCAGGgatctgaaagtgaaaatcaAAGTTTCAGAGAAGAATCAAGTGTTGATTCAGAAAGATTTGGATGATTTGAAGCAAGACAAGGAAAGGATTGTATTTGATGATCAGGTTGAGGTATCCAgggatttgaaactgaaattcaaaAATCTAGAGAAGAATCAAGTGTTGTTACTGCTCATGTTAATGGCTTTCCTGATCATACCGGCACAAGTAGCAGCCAAAGGTTGGACTGTGGGAGGAAACCATGGTTGGACAACAAATCTGAATTATACTCATTGGGCAGAAAATAAAACATTCTTCAGAAACGATTGGCTGA TGTTCGTTTATGACAGTAATAAACTAAATGTGTTGGAGGTTAATAAGGATGATTATCAGAGGTGCAGGGAAGTCGATCCTATTCGTAGTTGGAAAAAGGGAGCTGGAAGAAAACTGGTTGGTTTGAACATAACAAAGACTTGCTATTTCATTTCCGGAAATTCTTACTGCTACGAAGGAGTGAAATTATCTGTTAGTGTTCAAGATCCAGCACCAAGTAATTCAGCTGGACAGTTAAAATGGTGCCTCTCAACTCCGGTTGTTTTATTACTTTCCTTTCTGCTAAGTTAA